The Anastrepha ludens isolate Willacy chromosome 2, idAnaLude1.1, whole genome shotgun sequence genome contains a region encoding:
- the LOC128862223 gene encoding cullin-5, with amino-acid sequence MLKVSTGQGKGLRSFEEVWPEKRLIVLKLLNQETVSQLEWQELFYGVHLVCLWDEKGAAKIYDCLRADIVEFIVHAQRKVQSQRGEHALLTTYIIEWRKFFTQSNYLPLPFRQLEQSLQFKVLASSASTSASSSSAASTSANAASVSASGGASTSAAAAAASSSSTSGGSSSSKKNSTDDSIVRKLMLDSWNENIFRDIKDRLQESAMKIVHAERNGDAYDAQLVIGVRESYVNLCSNPDDKLQIYRENFEAAYLKATAAFYRLKTTEQQQANGVLAFMRYADAKLREEEARAKRYLEPSSYGVLAQTCVKVLVGDHMNTIIAECAALIKEYETEKLNLMFRLLDRVQDGVEPMLRDLESHIVTAGLADMLSASDIITQDSEKYVERLLELFNKFSSLVKYAFNDDPRFLTARDKAFKTVVNDTSVFKLELPTGLTNRGVKSIAPESKCPELLANYCDMLLRRTPLSKKLTSEQIDARLRDVLLVLKYVNNKDVFMRYHKVHLTRRLILSTSADSEKEEDIVEWLREAGMPADYVNRLGRMFQDIKLSEDLNTQFRNCTGRHDAINIKILNAGAWARCSERVSVSLPLELEDYIPDVEEFYKKNFCGRKLQWYHHMSNGTITFVNNFGRYDLDVTTFQMAVLFAWNQRPHDKISYENLRLATELPDPELRRTLWSLVAFPKLKKQILLMEPSTMTTPKDFSENTLFSVNQEFAVVKNGKSQRRGKMNMIGRLQLSTERSQQEDNQSIVQLRILRTQEAIIKIMKMRKRLNNATLQAELIDILKNMFLPSKKMIKEQLEWLIEHKYMRRDDDDINTFIYVA; translated from the exons atgttAAAA GTTTCTACTGGACAGGGCAAAGGACTACGTTCCtttgaagaagtatggcccgaaAAACGCCTAATAGTGCTGAAGTTATTAAATCAGGAAACTGTTTCACAATTAGAATGGCAGGAATTGTTTTATGGGGTGCATTTGGTGTGCCTGTGGGATGAGAAAGGTGCCGCAAAAATATACGACTGTTTGCGAGCAGATATTGTTGAATTTATAGTACATGCTCAACGTAAAGTTCAATCACAACGCGGCGAGCACGCGCTTCTCACTACATACATTATTGAGTGGCGCAAATTCTTCACACAATCCAATTACCTGCCGCTGCCTTTTCGTCAACTGGAGCAGTCACTTCAATTTAAGGTGCTCGCTTCATCTGCGTCAACATCAGCGTCCAGTTCCTCTGCAGCCAGCACCAGTGCCAACGCTGCGTCGGTTTCGGCGTCAGGTGGCGCCTCCACATCTGCGGCTGCCGCGGCAGCCTCCTCATCATCGACTTCTGGTGGCAGCAGTAGTAGCAAAAAGAATTCCACTGATGATTCTATTGTACGCAAACTAATGCTTGACTCGTGGAATGAGAATATATTTCGTGATATAAAAGATCGCCTACAGGAATCTGCTATGAAAATTGTGCATGCCGAACGAAATGGAGATGCTTACGACGCACAACTTGTAATTGGGGTGCGTGAAAGCTATGTGAACTTATGTTCGAATCCAGAcgacaaactccaaatttaccgcgaaaattttgaagcagCATACTTAAAAGCAACTGCAGCTTTCTATCGCCTTAAAACAACGGAACAACAGCAAGCAAATGGTGTGCTAGCTTTTATGAGATATGCGGATGCCAAATTGCGTGAGGAAGAGGCTCGTGCGAAACGTTATCTTGAACCGAGCAGCTACGGTGTGCTCGCACAGACCTGCGTCAAAGTCTTAGTTGGCGatcatatgaatacaattattgcCGAGTGTGCAGCGCTCATAAAAGAATACGAAACAGAAAAGTTAAATCTCATGTTCCGACTATTAGATCGTGTACAGGACGGTGTTGAACCAATGTTGCGCGATTTGGAAAGTCACATTGTTACTGCTGGCTTAGCGGATATGCTATCTGCTTCCGATATAATCACACAAGACTCCGAAAAGTATGTGGAGCGGCTACTCGAGCTATTCAATAAATTCAGTTCATTGGTGAAATACGCCTTCAACGATGATCCACGCTTTTTGACGGCGCGTGACAAGGCTTTCAAAACTGTGGTGAATGACACGAGTGTATTTAAG CTAGAACTACCCACTGGCCTTACTAACCGCGGTGTCAAGTCCATCGCCCCGGAGAGCAAATGTCCTGAACTTTTAGCCAACTATTGTGACATGCTGCTGCGACGCACGCCGTTAAGTAAGAAACTCACTAGCGAACAAATCGACGCGCGATTACGGGATGTGCTACTCGTGCTGAAATATGTTAACAATAAGGATGTATTTATGCGCTACCACAAGGTGCATTTGACTAGAAG GTTAATACTTAGTACCAGCGCAGATAGTGAGAAGGAAGAAGATATTGTGGAATGGCTACGCGAGGCTGGTATGCCAGCTGATTACGTGAACCGCTTAGGGCGTATGTTCCAAGACATTAAG CTCAGCGAAGATTTAAATACTCAATTCCGCAATTGCACTGGACGTCACGAtgctattaatataaaaatactcaATGCCGGTGCCTGGGCACGTTGTTCTGAACGTGTTTCGGTGAGTTTGCCACTAGAATTGGAGGATTACATTCCAGATGTGGAggaattttataagaaaaacttttgCGGTCGCAAATTGCAATGGTATCATCATATGAGCAATGGTACAATaacttttgtaaataatttcggTCGTTACGACTTGGATGTAACCACTTTTCAAATGGCTGTGCTATTTGCATGGAATCAGCGGCCGCATGATAAAATCTCCTACGAGAATCTGCGTTTAGCGACCGAGTTGCCAG ATCCCGAACTCAGACGCACGCTCTGGTCGTTAGTGGCATTTCCAAAGctgaaaaagcaaattttactcaTGGAACCCTCAACGATGACAACTCCAAAAGACTTTTCAGAAAATACTTTATTTAGTGTCAATCAGGAATTTGCTGTGGTGaaaaatggcaaatcacaaCGAAGAGGAAAG ATGAATATGATTGGCCGCTTGCAACTGAGTACCGAACGATCCCAACAGGAGGACAATCAATCCATTGTGCAATTGCGTATTTTGCGCACACAAGAGGCCATtatcaaaattatgaaaatgcgcAAACGCTTGAATAATGCAACATTACAGGCCGAATTGATCGATATACTTAAGAATATGTTCTTGCCATCAAAGAAAATGATTAAGGAGCAACTAGAATGGCTGATCGAGCACAAGTATATGCGtcgtgatgatgatgatatcaatacatttatttatgtggCTTAA
- the LOC128862235 gene encoding NAD-dependent protein deacetylase Sirt7 translates to MANMKVEHNLEAHKPMQNPRVAVAFDNKRTDVEQVNENGTQTGTYITRAKMNPAKSDNEKRRRKDVMRKISNIFKKCESLLTAEDRQLCEKYPDIVKQIKKRKERVEIYKDRIVEKEDEPHVIEAKVEELAAIISQSKHLICYTGAGISTSALIPDYRGSKGIWTLLQKGEDIGEHDLSAANPTYTHMALYELHRRRLLRYVVSQNCDGLHLRSGLPRASLSEIHGNMYMEVCKHCKSGPAVYWRLFDTTEITARYCHKTNRLCHHCSEPLYDTIVHFGERGNLKWPLNWAGACHHAEKADVILCLGSSLKVLKKYTWLWQMDRPAKQRAKICIVNLQWTPKDSIAAIKINGKCDRVMEMLMRALNITVPIYTKEKDPIFSHASLLMPEELHTLTQPLLKRGGEDVDKDTETAEDEHDTCTSATEETLDSIMSGDSGADLPIGKGPRIRTPLKNSTRIKTNLELKYKIPRMEIASEAQSCEDDGRSERSDNSFKEVTRKGVRNETKIKSEQRVDKPNADGIRISIKEECGAYTNISGQVEQMDITESHCANMPQEKRLKVECIKEEEMQKTYSELKWENTKTEVITTIPIKAESNNYTLKTFPDSNLPLTASVDTDTTIESKIKLEMISNDYIATMPSMESTLIQPGEKIVLSSNLPSENIPSNTNDCKDVLTNLNSLKTEIDEVKIENIVEIKSEIPIGMPALVPIRQTSLSTQKTPNAEVKPKVDQNDTFNSDSHRTLEAIENVVNSDEDESSCENVVAQMDILKLAKKSTMNGSNNGAQRYWLLRKLPCWYDVKYAYSGLHSIVYPPPADLNIWNYQVIPIFSMNRAAAECEFCFDNYAEFECQFYRKWHLNERKHKKRARNGRFVVCECCSYSDQDDDDYDENISLAHIAAAEAAKRQMQLSNAFPRKLARTQAGWYGKGYRKARRRK, encoded by the exons ATGGCGAACATGAAGGTGGAGCACAATTTGGAGGCACATAAACCGATGCAAAATCCTCGAGTAGCTGTAGCTTTCGATAATAAGCGTACGGATGTAGAGCAAGTAAATGAAAATGGGACACAAACGGGAACATATATAACAAGGGCCAAAATGAATCCTGCCAAGAGTGATAATGAAAAGCGAAGACGCAAAGACGTAATGCGAAAG atatcgaACATCTTCAAAAAATGCGAATCATTGCTAACAGCAGAAGATCGGCAATTGTGTGAAAAATACCCGGATATTGTTAAGCAAATAAAGAAACGCAAAGAACGAGTTGAAATTTACAAGGACCGCATCGTTGAAAAGGAAGACGAACCGCATGTTATCGAAGCAAAAGTAGAAGAGTTGGCGGCGATAATATCGCAGTCGAAGCACTTGATTTGCTACACTGGCGCAGGAATCAGCACATCCGCTTTAATACCAGATTACCGTGGCAGTAAAGGAATTTGGACACTGTTGCAGAAAGGCGAAGATATTGGCGAACATGATTTATCAGCAGCAAATCCCACATACACTCATATGGCACTCTACGAATTACATCGACGCCGACTTTTGCGTTACGTTGTTTCGCAAAACTGCGATGGGCTGCATTTGCGGTCCGGCTTACCGCGAGCTTCTTTATCTGAAATACACGGTAACATGTACATGGAGGTATGTAAACATTGTAAATCCGGTCCGGCGGTATATTGGCGACTATTCGACACCACAGAAATTACGGCGCGTTATTGCCACAAAACAAATCGCCTTTGTCACCACTGTTCGGAACCGCTCTATGATACTATTGTGCATTTCGGTGAGCGCGGAAACCTTAAATGGCCTTTAAATTGGGCAGGCGCTTGCCATCATGCGGAGAAAGCCGATGTCATATTGTGTTTGGGATCTAGCTTAAaggtgttaaaaaaatacacatgGTTGTGGCAAATGGATCGCCCAGCGAAACAACGTGCGAAAATATGTATTGTCAATTTGCAATGGACACCAAAAGATAGTATTGcggcaataaaaattaatggaaaatgcGATCGCGTCATGGAAATGTTAATGCGTGCACTCAATATAACTGTGCCGATATACACCAAGGAGAAGGATCCAATTTTTTCGCACGCTTCACTGCTCATGCCCGAAGAGTTGCACACATTAACACAGCCTCTGCTAAAGCGTGGTGGTGAAGATGTCGATAAGGATACTGAGACAGCCGAAGATGAGCATGACACATGTACTAGTGCGACTGAGGAAACCTTGGACTCGATTATGTCTGGCGACAGTGGTGCAGATTTGCCAATAGGCAAAGGTCCACGAATACGAACGCCTTTAAAAAATAGTACGCGCATAAAAACCAATCTTGAATTGAAATACAAGATACCGCGCATGGAAATTGCAAGTGAAGCGCAGAGTTGTGAAGACGATGGTAGAAGTGAAAGGAGCGACAACAGTTTTAAAGAAGTAACGAGAAAAGGCGTAAGAAATGAAACGAAAATCAAAAGCGAACAGCGAGTGGATAAGCCTAATGCAGACGGAATACGCATTAGTATAAAAGAGGAATGTGGTGCTTACACAAATATTTCGGGGCAGGTTGAGCAAATGGACATAACTGAAAGTCATTGTGCGAACATGCCGCAAGAAAAACGACTTAAGGTCGAGTGTATTAAGGAGGAGGAAATGCAGAAAACTTATAGTGAGCTAAAATGGGAGAACACTAAGACAGAAGTTATTACAACTATTCCTATAAAGGCTGAGTCTAACAACTATACTTTAAAAACCTTCCCTGATTCAAATCTGCCATTAACAGCATCTGTGGATACGGACACGACGATTGAGTCTAAAATTAAATTGGAAATGATTTCTAACGATTATATTGCAACAATGCCGAGTATGGAGTCAACTCTCATACAGCCTGGAGAGAAAATAGTGTTGAGCTCAAATTTGCCCAGCGAAAATATACCTTCGAACACAAACGACTGCAAGGATGTTTTAACCAATCTAAACTCTCTTAAAAcagaaattgatgaagtgaaaattgaaaatatagtCGAGATTAAATCAGAAATTCCCATTGGAATGCCTGCTCTGGTGCCCATTAGGCAAacttcattatcgactcaaaagACACCCAATGCGGAGGTGAAGCCTAAAGTTGACCAAAATGATACATTCAACAGTGATTCACATAGAACTCTGGAAGCCATTGAGAATGTTGTTAATTCCGATGAAGATGAGTCGAGTTGTGAGAATGTTGTTGCGCAAATGGATATACTGAAATTGGCAAAAAAGAGCACAATGAATGGGAGCAACAATGGTGCGCAACGCTACTGGCTATTGCGGAAATTGCCCTGCTGGTACGACGTCAAGTACGCTTATTCGGGTTTGCATAGTATTGTGTATCCGCCACCAGCTGATTTGAATATTTGGAACTATCAAGTAATACCAATATTTTCCATGAATCGTGCTGCAGCCGAATGCGAATTCTGCTTTGATAATTATGCCGAATTTGAGTGTCAATTCTATCGGAAATGGCATCTCAATGAACGCAAACACAAGAAACGCGCACGCAACGGGCGCTTTGTAGTGTGCGAATGCTGTTCATATTCCGATCAAGACGATGATGATTACGATGAGAATATCTCGTTAGCACATATAGCAGCCGCTGAGGCGGCAAAGCGACAAATGCAGTTAAGTAACGCTTTTCCGCGCAAATTGGCGCGCACGCAAGCGGGCTGGTACGGCAAGGGCTATAGGAAAGCGAGGCGACGTAAATAA
- the LOC128862242 gene encoding serine protease snake-like, protein MQQFKNILPAVVFILLLFESKWTFVKGQSESTLEVKKCAEVKRRLFEEVQTFSAFIHGAEELSFTVDNCKPYAPLIVGGSPASPKEFPHIARLGHEEKDRPTEWFCGGTLISEKYVLTAAHCFTSSRGQVNVVRLGELDFDRESDDARPEDFKVRRYVEHKDYNSGTIYNDIGLVELERAVHFDAYKHPACLPTTSGDEFEKLVAIGWGSTRFADADSTKLLKVTLERFSFDRCQRLTESADVEQLPRGVENRLQICAGSNETKDTCSGDSGGPLLAYHPDYPCMYTIIGITSFGIGCGTPDQPGIYTRVYNFIDWIRNSVWEQ, encoded by the exons ATGCAgcagttcaaaaatattttgccgGCAGTAGTATTTATTTTACTCCTATTTGAAAGTAAGTGGACTTTCGTTAAAGGGCAATCGGAATCAACACTTGAAGTAAAAA AATGTGCTGAGGTAAAGCGGCGCTTATTCGAAGAGGTACAAACTTTTAGCGCGTTCATACATGGGGCGGAAGAATTAAGTTTTACGGTAGATAATTGTAAGCCGTATGCACCGCTTATTGTGGGTGGAAGCCCAGCAAGCCCAAAGGAATTTCCACACATCGCGCGTTTGGGTCACGAGGAGAAAGATAGGCCGACAGAGTGGTTTTGTGGTGGCACGTTAATAAGTGAGAAATATGTTTTGACTGCAGCGCACTGCTTCACGTCGAGTCG cGGTCAAGTGAACGTGGTTCGCTTAGGTGAATTGGATTTTGATAGAGAGTCTGATGACGCACGGCCAGAAGATTTCAAGGTTCGACGCTACGTTGAGCATAAAGATTACAACAGTGGAACAATTTACAATGACATAGGCCTCGTAGAACTGGAGCGTGCTGTTCATTTCGATGCGTATAAGCATCCTGCTTGTTTGCCAACCACTTCAGGTGATGAGTTTGAAAAATTAGTCGCGATAGGATGGGGAAGTACACGCTTCGCCGATGCTGATTCAACAAAGCTTTTAAAAGTGACGCTCGAACGTTTCAGCTTCGATCGTTGCCAACGTCTTACAGAATCAGCAGATGTAGAGCAGCTGCCGAGAGGTGTGGAAAATCGTTTGCAAATATGTGCTGGATCCAATGAGACAAAAGACACTTGCAGTGGTGATTCAGGAGGTCCATTATTGGCATATCACCCAGACTATCCGTGTATGTACACGATAATTGGTATTACATCATTTGGTATCGGTTGTGGTACGCCTGATCAACCGGGCATTTACACGCGTGTATATAACTTTATTGATTGGATTCGAAACTCTGTTTGGGAGCAGTAg
- the LOC128862249 gene encoding beta-1,4-galactosyltransferase 1, producing the protein MILKIYQTNYHVADLAPRIALFLLIFYWIMPWRFASHYDFLNRKEIVNELVEQVTSNISMQRMAPCDYTDILADNANTYRPQYRDHVLRGEEILQGGEYFPEECSARYSTAIIVPYRKREEQLHAFLIYMHNYLRQQRIHYRIFLVEQYDQKPFNRAKLFNIGSIIAAELEFPCLILHDVDLLPMNLGQLYACTQKPRHMCSALDIFRFTLPYRGLFGGVVAIRTQQYRFINGMSNMFEGWGGEDDDFFNRLYSYKIDICRFEPTYSKYTMIRHKPEKKNEDRLELLRNGYKRFLTDGLNSLVYKEKERRMHSLFTHILVET; encoded by the coding sequence atgattttaaaaatatatcaaacaaaTTATCATGTTGCAGATTTGGCTCCGCGTATCGCTTTATTTCTACTGATATTTTATTGGATTATGCCATGGCGCTTTGCTTCAcattatgattttttaaatcGAAAAGAAATAGTTAATGAACTCGTAGAACAAGTCACTAGTAACATCTCCATGCAACGTATGGCACCATGTGACTACACTGATATTTTAGCAGATAATGCGAACACATATCGCCCGCAGTATCGTGATCACGTTTTGAGGGGGGAAGAAATACTACAGGGAGGTGAATACTTTCCAGAGGAGTGCAGCGCACGCTATAGCACTGCTATCATTGTGCCTTACCGTAAGCGTGAGGAGCAACTGCATGCTTTTCTTATCTATATGCACAATTATCTTCGACAACAACGGATCCACTACCGTATTTTCTTAGTTGAGCAATACGATCAGAAACCTTTTAATCGCGCCAAACTATTCAATATAGGTTCTATAATTGCGGCAGAACTTGAATTTCCTTGCTTAATATTGCACGATGTCGATTTGCTCCCAATGAACCTAGGTCAACTATACGCTTGTACGCAGAAACCCCGTCATATGTGTTCCGCTTTGGATATTTTCCGTTTCACATTGCCATATCGTGGACTATTTGGAGGTGTTGTGGCTATACGAACGCAACAGTATCGGTTTATTAATGGTATGTCGAATATGTTCGAAGGCTGGGGAGGAGAGGATGATGATTTCTTCAATAGATTGTATTCGTATAAAATTGATATTTGTCGCTTTGAACCAACCTACAGCAAATATACGATGATACGACATAAGCCGGAGAAGAAGAACGAAGATCGCCTAGAGTTGCTAaggaatggatataaacgcttTTTAACTGATGGACTGAATTCGTTAGTGTACAAAGAAAAAGAACGTCGTATGCATAGCCTATTTACACATATTCTGGTCGAAACATGA
- the LOC128862260 gene encoding protein AF-9, protein MAVKVQFEIGHTSRLRKIKTQEGFTHDWELYVRGVKEADISTYVDKVVFNLHDSFPKPKRVCNKPPYVITESGYAGFLLPIDIYFRNRDEPKRIQFTYDLDLQQTGPPHHRSEVQKFVFDHVSEEFRQKLLKGGGIPVTGAGMVGGAAALPTNTTPNAAIGDEGGGMISKPKLSSGEAVGANSSKKHKTRVDDTKSNSFANLFGTPIKSGFSKHSPDGKNNALSVGGGKGTASATSASGGAIGAVTPNSSSSNTNSASLKEKCGKERDKMSSSSTASGAGSEKPREKSEKKEKRRSASSPSHKESRNESKKSSGDSSKHEKREESKSKKDKSRDKERERSREKGGTKRSLSPKSSARDAGAPSPKRPTPPRPSSSASGRVEDGKPAISGKTEGKESKNREEKSSSSNKKSKKERKEKERDKERRDEHKEKHRSSEGKSKESKDERHGPSIAANVGITGGVAEIKDLAEIKDVKGRQSPTNLNTKKTDKDAKDKAEAAKSKNNDKLTDKTAPNAVVNAATTQIVNVPATSGDKKPSGVSNSQSQGEKRSHKHKKKDKNKDKDKEKERDKERHKEKDKERDKEKDKERADEKTRTEKLSEANSNSNVAGTANVAGPANAALTTETPAPNNDPAKPEASNAPAASKSTHSSGNINSNTGTSVAPTKKSQSKDKKAKEKSSKEEKRSAPEVEARGNNKHACKSAGTAGSAITTTIATATSAPVSNSVATSSNKNVDTIDVSKVYSPKSTPSSTIKETASVAATPTTTPATENAPAALQSDSSNSSFPDLPPKPVAPTKTTPSPSSKTEATPADKPEKAAAVSGKEHKQRERIAKAKDGVEKPEKTDKKMEKKRRRSSVAAATVSANTFIEPPLKQAKKDASKLAREQTKSPALRHSRAASISGPPSSINNNSNIVSNTSSNGNSNGSNNTAAQNNSNNATETLNSGSAFLPPPNNTTGNSATSSPAAAFTINTANTANVSVNNASTNVATTASASMAVTAAAPPLAAPPPHPPRQASPVAPIGASVTDATSANNGITPTSTLPTEYLTELQELHHKIMTLQDNEELQQVVEMIAATGCYEITAKTFDFDLCKLDRSTVQRLQEFFATSVS, encoded by the exons ATGGCTGTGAAAGTGCAATTCGAGATCGGTCATACGTCGAGGCTCCGCAAAATAAAAACGCAAGAAGGCTTCACACATGATTGGGAGTTGTATGTGCGTGGCGTAAAGGAGGCAGATATCAGCACCTACGTGGATAAGGTTGTGTTTAACTTGCATGATTCCTTTCCAAAACCGAAGAGGG tctGCAACAAACCCCCATATGTGATCACAGAGTCCGGTTATGCCGGCTTCTTACTACCGATTGACATCTATTTTCGTAATCGCGATGAGCCAAAGCGAATACAGTTCACCTACGATTTAGATCTACAGCAAACTGGGCCACCACATCATCGTTCGGAAGTGCAGAAGTTTGTCTTTGACCATGTTTCGGAAGAGTTTCGTCAGAAGCTGCTCAAAGGTGGCGGCATTCCAGTAACTGGTGCAGGCATGGTCGGCGGTGCCGCCGCACTACCAACCAATACCACGCCGAATGCTGCTATCGGCGATGAAGGTGGCGGTATGATAAGCAAACCGAAATTGAGTAGCGGTGAGGCGGTTGGTGCTAATAGCAGTAAAAAGCACAAAACTCGTGTAGATGACACAAAGAGTAATTCTTTTGCAAATCTTTTTGGCACACCAATTAAAAGTGGCTTTAGTAAACATTCACCCGACGGCAAAAATAATGCCTTGAGTGTCGGTGGCGGAAAAGGAACGGCTAGTGCTACTAGTGCAAGCGGTGGCGCTATTGGTGCGGTTACACCCAACTCCAGCAGCAGCAACACAAACAGCGCCAGCTTGAAGGAGAAGTGCGGCAAGGAACGTGACAAAATGAGCAGTTCGTCAACGGCGTCAGGTGCTGGCAGTGAAAAACCACGTGAGAAATCCGAAAAGAAGGAAAAGCGTAGATCGGCTTCTAGTCCGAGTCACAAAGAATCAAGAAACGAAAGTAAGAAATCATCCGGCGATAGTAGCAAACATGAAAAACGTGAGGAGTCGAAGTCCAAAAAGGATAAGTCGCGTGATAAGGAACGCGAGCGTAGCCGCGAGAAGGGTGGAACCAAACGTTCGCTTAGTCCGAAATCAAGTGCGCGCGATGCTGGTGCGCCAAGCCCAAAGCGACCGACTCCGCCTCGCCCTTCGTCGTCCGCAAGCGGGCGTGTGGAAGACGGTAAGCCAGCTATTAGCGGCAAAACGGAAGGCAAGGAATCAAAAAATCGTGAAGAAAAATCCAGTTcaagtaataaaaaatcgaaGAAGGAACGGAAGGAGAAAGAACGTGACAAGGAACGTCGTGACGAACATAAAGAGAAGCATCGTAGTAGCGAAGGGAAATCAAAAGAGTCAAAAGACGAGCGCCACGGTCCATCCATTGCGGCAAATGTTGGCATAACTGGCGGTGTAgctgaaattaaagatttagcTGAAATTAAGGATGTTAAAGGACGACAATCACCGACAAATTTGAACACCAAGAAAACAGATAAAGATGCCAAAGATAAAGCGGAAGCAGCAAAGTCAAAGAACAATGATAAGCTTACCGATAAGACAGCTCCTAATGCAGTGGTAAATGCGGCAACTACTCAGATAGTTAATGTACCAGCTACCAGTGGGGATAAGAAACCATCAGGTGTCTCTAATAGTCAGAGTCAAGGAGAGAAACGATCGCATAAACATAAGAAAAAGGATaagaataaagataaagataaggaaaaGGAGCGTGACAAGGAGAGGCACAAAGAAAAGGACAAGGAGAGAGATAAAGAAAAGGATAAGGAGCGTGCCGATGAGAAGACTCGAACAGAAAAGCTCTCAGAGgctaattcaaattcaaatgtgGCTGGAACAGCAAACGTAGCTGGACCTGCTAACGCAGCGCTGACAACGGAAACACCAGCACCAAATAACGATCCGGCGAAGCCTGAAGCGAGTAACGCACCCGCAGCTTCGAAATCAACTCATAGCTCCGGTAATATCAATAGCAACACTGGCACATCTGTCGCGCccacaaaaaaatcacaaagtaAAGACAAGAAGGCCAAAGAGAAGTCATCTAAAGAAGAAAAGCGCAGCGCACCTGAAGTAGAGGCTAGAGGCAACAATAAACATGCATGTAAAAGTGCCGGTACTGCTGGGTCAGCAATAACCACTACAATTGCGACCGCTACATCCGCCCCAGTGAGCAACAGTGTCGCCACAAGTAgcaacaaaaatgttgatacaATTGATGTAAGTAAAGTTTATTCGCCAAAATCAACACCATCATCGACAATAAAGGAAACAGCATCCGTGGCAGCTACACCAACCACAACACCTGCAACCGAAAATGCGCCCGCTGCCCTACAATCAGACAGCTCGAATAGCAGTTTCCCGGACTTGCCGCCAAAGCCGGTAGCACCCACCAAGACGACACCATCACCCAGTAGCAAGACAGAGGCCACTCCCGCAGATAAACCAGAAAAGGCTGCAGCTGTCAGCGGTAAAGAACACAAGCAGCGTGAACGTATAGCAAAGGCCAAAGATGGCGTTGAAAAGCCGGAGAAGACCGATAAAAAGATGGAGAAGAAACGACGGCGAAGCTCTGTAGCTGCTGCCACTGTTTCGGCGAACACGTTCATAGAACCGCCATTAAAGCAAGCCAAAAAGGATGCTAGCAAACTGGCACGCGAGCAAACTAAGTCCCCTGCGCTGCGACACAGCCGAGCCGCCAGCATAAGTGGCCCCCCCTCAAGcatcaacaataacagcaacatcGTCAGTAACACAAGTAGCAACGGCAATAGTAATGGCAGCAACAATACTGCAGCTCAAAACAATAGTAACAACGCTACAGAGACACTCAATAGTGGCAGTGCATTTCTGCCGCCTCCAAACAACACGACCGGCAATAGTGCGACAAGCTCGCCAGCCGCTGCATTTACCATTAACACCGCTAACACCGCCAATGTAAGCGTCAATAACGCAAGCACAAATGTTGCCACAACTGCGAGTGCTTCGATGGCAGTTACAGCAGCGGCGCCTCCACTGGCAGCACCGCCACCACATCCGCCACGACAAGCATCACCGGTTGCACCCATTGGTGCATCGGTCACAGATGCTACAAGCGCCAACAATGGCATAACACCCACATCGACATTACCAACTGAGTATCTAACTGAACTACAAGAGCTGCATCACAAAATAATGACTCTACAGGATAATGAGGAGCTGCAACAAGTGGTTGAGATGATTGCTGCGACTGGCTGCTACGAGATTACCGCCAAAACGTTCGATTTCGATTTATGCAAACTGGATCGCAGCACTGTACAGCGATTGCAAGAATTCTTTGCGACATCTGTGTCGTGA